In Triticum urartu cultivar G1812 chromosome 6, Tu2.1, whole genome shotgun sequence, the following proteins share a genomic window:
- the LOC125514687 gene encoding probable leucine-rich repeat receptor-like protein kinase At1g35710: MQSKMRSASTPLLCLCLLVLPSCPLLLQRAHAAARHGGISLMSQQKALLHWKSTLANPAAEMSSWRDTSSSSGGLCNWTGIMCTAVRHGRSMPWAVTSISLPDAGIHGKLGELNFTALPFLTYIDLGNNSLRGPIPPNISSLSSLSTLDLSFNQLRGHIPHEIGELASLTILDISFNNLTGHIPASLGNLTVLIYLVIHQTMVSGPIPNELERLVSLQGLQLSNSALSGNIPATLANLTQLNVLLLYGNKLSGPIPHELGKLAKLQFLQLDENKLTAQIPFSISNLTMLNELSLVKNQITGSIPAEIGRLVMLNKLDLYQNQITGTIPPEVGNLTQLNILRVYKNRLTGSIPPELGILVNLSNLDLSANQIAGSIPASLGNLTNLLILSLFRNQITGTITQEIGNLVNLRTLFLDENKISGSIPKTFGNLQNIQRLNMNDNKLTGSLPQGFGDLKNIVGLNLADNSLSGPLPMNICTGGSLRAFVMSLNMFNGSVPWSLKTCTSLTGLHLNGNQLTGDISHHFGVYPQLRHIWLTSNRLSGSIAPKWGDCPQLKEFKLGQNMITGQIPPTLSKLSNLVDLTLDSNHITGWIPPEFGDLKNLYILNLSLNQLSGPVPLQLGKLRNLGHLDLSENSLSGSIPEELGSCIELLFLKINTSNFTGKLPGAIGNLASLQMMLDASNNKLEGVLPKELGKLEMLEFLNLSHNQFSGSIPSSFASMVSLSTLDVSYNDLEGPLPIGHALQNASINWFLHNKALCGNFSGLLPCYSTPASGRHKQKIQSFLLPIVLVVGFSTIAAIVIIAILIRSKKKKQQSGATDEGRNMFSVWNFDGRLAFDDIIRATENFDDKYILGAGGHGKVYKAQLEDGQLVAVKKFHPTEEELIDERGFHSEMEILTQIRQRSIVKLYGFCSHPTYKFLVYDYIQRGSLHTILQDEELAKGLDWHKRTALINDIAQAISYLQNDCSPPIIHRDITSNNILLDTNFKAYVSDFGTARILKPDTSNWSALAGTYGYIAPELSYTSVVTEKCDVYSFGVLVLEVLIGKHPRDLLQHLASSTEPYTLVKEILNQRPLAPTTIEEKNIVFQIKVVFSCLKASPQARPTMQEIYQMLIHYESSTSV, encoded by the exons ATGCAAAGCAAAATGCGATCTGCCTCAACACCCCTGCTCTGCCTTTGCCTCCTCGTCTTGCCATCATGTCCCCTTCTCTTGCAACGAGCGCACGCAGCAGCACGTCATGGTGGCATATCACTCATGTCCCAACAGAAGGCCCTCCTCCACTGGAAATCAACGCTCGCAAACCCAGCAGCGGAGATGAGCTCCTGGCGGGAcaccagcagcagcagcggcggccTGTGCAACTGGACGGGGATCATGTGCACGGCCGTTCGCCATGGCCGCAGCATGCCCTGGGCCGTGACCAGCATCTCCCTGCCAGAtgccggcatccatggcaagctTGGTGAGCTCAACTTCACAGCTCTCCCATTCCTCACATATATCGATCTAGGCAACAATAGCCTCCGTGGTCCAATACCGCCTAATATCAGCTCGCTATCATCCCTCTCAACCCTTGACCTTAGCTTCAATCAGCTCAGAGGCCACATACCGCACGAGATCGGCGAACTGGCTAGCCTCACCATACTTGACATCTCCTTCAATAACCTAACAGGACATATCCCTGCGTCCCTAGGCAACCTGACAGTGTTGATTTACCTTGTTATCCACCAAACCATGGTCTCAGGTCCCATTCCAAACGAGTTAGAGAGGCTTGTCAGCCTGCAGGGTTTACAGCTAAGCAACAGCGCCTTAAGTGGTAACATACCCGCAACTCTTGCAAACCTGACCCAGCTAAATGTTCTGTTACTGTACGGTAACAAACTGTCGGGGCCGATACCCCATGAGCTAGGCAAGCTAGCCAAGCtgcaattccttcaacttgatgAAAATAAACTAACCGCTCAAATCCCTTTCTCCATATCCAATCTAACTATGTTAAATGAACTCTCTCTCGTCAAAAATCAAATCACAGGTTCCATCCCCGCTGAAATAGGAAGGCTAGTCATGTTAAACAAACTTGATCTCTACCAAAATCAAATAACAGGAACGATACCTCCAGAAGTAGGCAACCTCACTCAGCTGAACATACTTCGTGTCTATAAAAATCGACTAACGGGTTCTATACCCCCAGAACTAGGCATCCTGGTAAATCTCTCGAATTTGGACCTATCAGCCAACCAAATCGCTGGCTCTATTCCTGCCAGCTTAGGAAACCTTACTAATTTATTAATATTGTCCCTTTTTAGAAATCAGATAACAGGCACCATCACACAGGAAATTGGCAATTTGGTGAACCTCCGAACATTGTTCTTGGACGAGAATAAAATTTCTGGCTCAATACCCAAAACATTTGGAAACCTACAAAACATCCAACGTCTGAACATGAATGATAACAAATTAACGGGATCTCTTCCTCAGGGATTTGGAGATCTCAAGAACATAGTCGGCCTTAATCTGGCTGATAACTCCCTTTCTGGACCTTTGCCTATGAATATATGTACCGGCGGCAGTCTCAGAGCTTTTGTAATGTCTCTGAATATGTTCAATGGCTCAGTTCCATGGAGCTTAAAGACCTGTACAAGTTTGACTGGACTTCACCTTAACGGAAACCAACTGACAGGAGATATATCTCACCATTTTGGAGTTTACCCACAACTTAGGCACATATGGTTGACATCCAATAGACTCTCTGGGAGCATTGCACCAAAGTGGGGAGACTGCCCCCAACTAAAGGAATTCAAGCTAGGACAAAACATGATTACTGGTCAAATACCTCCCACCCTATCAAAATTATCCAATTTGGTAGACCTAACACTCGATTCTAACCACATAACTGGTTGGATTCCACCAGAGTTTGGAGATTTGAAAAATCTTTATATCTTGAATCTGTCACTCAATCAGTTATCAGGCCCTGTACCTTTGCAGTTGGGGAAGTTGAGAAATTTAGGACACCTTGACCTATCTGAAAACAGTTTGAGTGGATCAATACCAGAGGAATTGGGAAGCTGCATAGAACTATTGTTCTTGAAGATCAACACCAGCAACTTCACTGGAAAATTGCCTGGTGCAATTGGAAATTTAGCAAGCCTACAGATGATGTTAGATGCCAGCAATAACAAACTTGAAGGTGTCTTGCCAAAAGAACTTGGAAAGTTGGAGATGCTGGAATTTCTTAATTTATCCCATAACCAGTTCAGTGGAAGCATTCCGTCCTCCTTCGCAAGCATGGTGAGCCTATCGACGCTTGATGTGTCCTACAACGACTTGGAAGGACCACTCCCAATAGGACATGCACTTCAAAATGCTTCAATAAATTGGTTTCTTCACAATAAAGCTCTGTGCGGTAACTTCTCTGGACTGCTACCTTGTTACTCAACTCCAGCATCTGGTCGCCATAAACAAAAGATACAAAGTTTCCTCCTGCCAATTGTTCTTGTTGTGGGGTTTTCCACCATTGCTGCAATTGTTATCATTGCAATTCTTATACGTAGcaagaaaaagaaacaacaaaGTGGTGCTACAGATGAGGGGAGGAACATGTTCTCTGTTTGGAATTTTGATGGACGACTAGCATTTGATGATATTATCAGGGCAACAGAAAATTTTGATGACAAGTACATCCTTGGAGCAGGAGGACATGGAAAAGTCTACAAGGCACAACTCGAAGACGGGCAGCTAGTTGCTGTAAAGAAATTCCATCCAACAGAAGAAGAGTTGATTGATGAGAGAGGATTTCACAGTGAAATGGAAATCTTAACACAGATTCGACAAAGAAGCATTGTCAAACTCTATGGATTTTGCTCCCATCCAACGTACAAGTTTCTTGTCTATGATTACATTCAGCGTGGAAGTCTCCACACGATTTTACAAGATGAGGAATTAGCCAAGGGATTGGATTGGCATAAGAGAACTGCCCTTATAAATGATATTGCCCAGGCAATATCATATTTGCAGAATGACTGTAGTCCTCCTATAATTCATCGAGATATCACAAGCAACAACATCCTGCTTGATACAAATTTTAAGGCTTATGTCTCAGATTTTGGTACAGCAAGGATTTTGAAGCCTGATACATCAAACTGGAGTGCACTAGCAGGGACATATGGCTACATTGCTCCTG AGTTGTCATACACTTCTGTTGTGACAGAGAAATGTGATGTGTACAGCTTTGGTGTGCTTGTGCTAGAGGTGTTGATAGGGAAGCATCCAAGAGATCTACTCCAACATCTTGCCTCATCAACAGAGCCATATACTCTAGTCAAAGAAATCTTGAACCAACGGCCTTTAGCACCAACAACAATAGAAGAGAAAAACATAGTTTTCCAAATCAAGGTAGTATTTTCTTGCTTGAAAGCTTCCCCTCAAGCAAGGCCAACAATGCAGGAGATCTACCAGATGCTCATCCATTATGAATCTTCCACTTCAGTGTGA
- the LOC125514688 gene encoding exonuclease mut-7 — protein MDPAAAAPPPPLAVHLVTGDASSPALSHLLQSLAAARIVAFDAEWKPRRRVPSAPSDDASPAPPNPTQLPTVTVLQMACRGEDGGNEVFVVDLLAVPLADLWAPLRELFERPDVLKLGFRFKQDLVYLSATFTAALGCDSGFNRVEPFLDVTNVYHYLKGHDMQKRLPKETKSLASICEELLNVSLSKELQCSDWSCRPLSEGQIQYAASDAYYLLYIFDLFHQKVSIEEKCSPTAEASDEHCSQRASECSSSGNDICFDGYSTSIITKYSDRILLTESDTKARSSRRKEKQKLSSDAKCKEKFDYNTEWMGPPPWDPSVGGDGYPKFLCDVMIEGLAKHLRCVGLDAATPSCKKPQPRELLDQIYKEGRILLTRDAKLIKYQYLATNQVYRVKSLLKHDQLAEVIDTFQLKISEDRLMSRCTKCNGSFIQKPLTLEEAIEASKGFQVIPSCLFNRNMEFWKCTDCNQLYWEGTQYHNAVQKFMSVCNISE, from the exons ATGGACCCCGCAgcggcggcgccgccgccgccgctcgcggTACACCTGGTCACCGGCGACGCGTCCTCGCCGGCGCTATCCCACCTCCTCCAGTCCCTCGCGGCCGCCCGCATAGTCGCCTTCGACGCCGAGTGGAAGCCACGCCGGCGTGTTCCTTCCGCCCCCAGCGACGACGCCTCGCCAGCCCCCCCTAATCCGACGCAGTTGCCGACTGTTACGGTTCTCCAGATGGCCTGCCGGGGAGAAGACGGGGGCAACGAGGTGTTCGTCGTCGACCTCCTCGCCGTGCCGCTCGCCGACCTGTGGGCGCCGCTGAGGGAGCTGTTTGAGCGGCCCGACGTGCTGAAGCTGGGGTTCCGGTTCAAGCAGGACCTCGTGTACCTCTCCGCCACCTTCACGGCTGCCCTCGGATGCGACTCTGGATTCAACAGG GTGGAGCCTTTCTTGGATGTCACCAACGTTTATCACTACCTCAAGGGGCATGACATGCAAAAGAGACTTCCAAAGGAGACCAAGAGTTTGGCTTCAATATGTGAGGAACTGCTGAATGTCTCTTTATCCAAG GAACTCCAATGTAGCGATTGGTCATGCCGACCCTTGAGCGAAGGGCAAATACAATATGCTGCATCAGATGCCTACTACTTGCTATATATATTTGATTTGTTCCATCAGAAGGTCAGCATTGAAG AAAAATGTTCACCAACGGCTGAAGCTTCAGATGAACATTGCTCACAAAGGGCAAGTGAATGTTCATCGTCAGGAAATGACATTTGCTTTGATGGGTATTCGACATCCATCATCACGAAGTACAGCGACAGGATTTTGTTGACAGAGTCAGATACAAAAGCCCGTTCCTCAAGACGAAAAGAAAAGCAAAAGCTGTCGAGTGATGCCAAGTGCAAAGAGAAGTTTGATTACAATACTGAATGGATGGGTCCCCCTCCATGGGATCCTTCCGTTGGTGGAGATGGATACCCAAAGTTTCTGTGTGATGTGATG ATTGAGGGTCTAGCTAAGCACTTGAGATGTGTTGGATTAGATGCTGCCACTCCATCTTGTAAAAAACCTCAACCAAG GGAATTATTAGATCAAATCTACAAGGAAGGAAGAATATTACTAACACGAGATGCCAAACTCATAAAGTATCAGTATTTGGCGACTAATCAAGTATACAGAGTGAAAAGCCTGCTCAAACATGATCAACTGGCTGAG GTGATTGACACCTTCCAGTTAAAGATCTCTGAGGACCGATTAATGTCGAGATGTACAAAGTGCAACGGAAGTTTCATTCAGAAACCATTAACGCTCGAGGAAGCCATAGAAGCCTCCAAAGGTTTTCAGGTCATCCCCTCATGCCTCTTCAACCGAAATATGGAGTTCTGGAAGTGCACTGACTGCAACCAACTCTACTGGGAG GGAACTCAGTACCACAACGCAGTTCAAAAATTCATGTCAGTCTGCAACATTAGTGAGTGA